Genomic window (Melioribacteraceae bacterium):
CAACACAATAATCTTGATAATAACGAAACTCATTATGCTACCACCGGTCCTGAAATCTGGGAACAGATGGAGGGGGAGGTTGATTATTTAATTGGAGCTGTGGGTACAGGAGGCACAATCACCGGTGCGGGAAAATATCTAAAAGAAAAAAATCCCAAAATTAAAATTATTGGGCTTGATCCATATGGTTCAGTATTTTATGATTGGTACAAAAACAAAGTTTTAGTAAAACCCCACAAATACTTAATAGAAGGGATGGGAGATGAATTTATTATTCCCACTGCCCAATTTGAATATTTAGATGATATGTATAAAGTTGAAGATAAGAAAGCAATTGGGTGGACAAAAAAACTAGCTTATGAAGAGGGGATATTGAGTGGCGGATCGAGTGGCGCAAATATTTATGGAGCTGTTAAACTTGCTAAAGAAATTGACCGGGAAGCCAATATTGTTACAATTATTTGCGATTCAGGTTACAAGTATTTTTCTAGTATCTACAATGATGACTGGTTAACGACTAATCAAATGAAGTAAAAAAAATTGCTATTCGAATTCTAAAATTAATTCTCCCTTGGCAACCCTTTGTTCGCTGCTAACAAAGCACTCTTTTATTTTTCCATCATCGTGTGCGAATACAGTATTTCTCATTTTCATAGCTTCGAGAACAAATAGAGGGTCACTCATTTTTACTTTCGACCCCTTTTTTACGTATATCTCTCTAATTGTCCCCGGAATAAAAGCCGTAATTTTTTTCGGGTCTTTTTTAGTAAAGACTTTTCTGTTGAGATACTTTTTTGTCAGTTTAGTTTCATATACAGTAGTATCTATAACTAATTTTTCGTTAAACTCTTCCATATTAATTGGGTGGAATTCCATGTTTTTTGAATGGTCGAACTTCATGTTTATTAGCTGCAACTTTTAATGAATGAATAATTGCATCTCTTGTTTTATCCGGTTCAATCACCGAATCAACGTGTCCATTTGCTGCGGCTACATAGGGATTAGCAAATTTTTCAGTATACTCCGCTACTTTTAATTTTCTCATATCATCAGGATTTTCGGCTTCCGAAATTTCTTTTTTAAATATAATATTTGCGGCTCCTTCTGGTCCCATTACTGCAATTTCTGCTGTTGGCCATGCAAAAACAAAATCGGCACCGAGATGTCTCGAACACATTGCAATATATCCACCGCCATAAGCTTTTCTCAAAATAACTGTGATTTTTGGAACAGTGGCTTCACTATATGCGTAAAGAATTTTTGCCCCGTGTCGTATTACTCCTGCATACTCCTGATCAACACCTGGCAGATATCCGGGTAAATCAACCAAAGTTACTAGGGGAATATTGAACGCATCACAGTATCTTATAAATCTGGCGGCTTTATCTGATGAATCTACATCCAGAACCCCTGCAAGTACTAATGGCTGGTTGCCGACTATCCCAATCGTTTCCCCACTAATTCTAGCAAGACCTATAACAATATTCGATGCCCAATCAGCTTGAATTTCAAAAAAAATAGAATCATCAATAAAAGACTTAATAATGTCTCTTACATCGTATGGTTTATTAGCCTCTGCCGGTATTATTTTTTCGATATCAAATTTTGCTCTAGGTGGTTTTGGAGGATATACCACAGCTTTCTTTCTATTATTCCACGGAATAAAAGTGAATAATTGTTTGATCTGTTCAAAACATTCTTGTTCAGTGGTTGCAAAGAAATGAGCATTACCGGTTATTTCTGTCTGAACTCTAGCCCCCCCTAAATCTTCCATCGAAATTTCTTCACCAAGAACAGTTTTAATTACTTCGGGGCCGGTAATGAACATTTTCGAAATTTTATCAACTACAAACACAAAATCGGTAAGGGCAGGGGAGTAAACTGCTCCACCCGCACAAGGTCCAAGTATAACAGATATTTGTGGAATAACCCCTGAAGCCAATGTATTTCTATAAAAAATTTCACCGTAGCCAGCTAACGAATTTACTCCTTCTTGGATTCTAGCTCCCCCTGAGTCATTTATCCCTATTAAGGGCATCCCCATTTTAATTGCGTGATCCATTACCTTAGTAATTTTTCTAGCGTGCGCTAAACCGAGAGATCCGCCGGCGACAGTAAAATCCTGCGCAAAAATACAAACTGGATGACCTCCAATTGTTCCGGTGCCGGTTACAACTCCATCAGCATTAAGTGTTTTTTTCTCCATATTAAAATCGGTGCATTTATGCTCAACAAATAAATCGTATTCATGAAATGAACCTTCATCCAATAATGTTTCTACCCGCTGCCGTGCAGTTAGTTTACCCATTTGAATCTGTTTTTGGAGAGCTTGCTCGCCTCCACCTGTTACTGCCTTTTTAACACGACTAATAAAATCTACGATCTTATTTTTGAACCACACATTGCATCCAGTTTATTTTCTAAAAAATTTATATGAACGGGTCTAATTCCAATTTTTAAGGTGGTAAAGTTATAAAGTTTGATTCAATTTCCCAAGATGAAATTATCTTGTTTAAGTTTAATCAATAACTGTGATTATGTTGAATATTAAATAATGGAGTTAATATTTTGTTAGAATCAGAAACTCAGTTTCACTAATTTTGAATCAATAAAAAATGAGGCAAGGATGTCTGACAATAAAAAAAATAAAAAGGAATTAGGTGCAGCCGAGGAAAAATATTCTCTGGAAACGAGATTGATTTATGGAAAGTCGATAACAGATAAATGGGATTATTCTCATCATGTTACTGCGCCGATTTCCTCATCAACAACATTTAGACTTGACTCGGTTGAAAGGGGCGCGCAAGGATTTATGCAATTTGCCAATACCGAATTATTAGGAGATAACGCCCCAATTCTTATTTATGACCGTCTAGGTGAACCAAATAAAGATATTCTAGAGGAGAATTTGGCACATGTAGAAAAAGGAGAAACCGCGGTAAGTTTTTCAAGCGGGATGGCTGCCATTTCTGCTGTGCTTGGATGCTTAACCTCCGCTGGTGATGAAATAATACGCCATTCTACTCTATATGGATGTACAATAAGCCTGTTCAACAATTGGTATCCAAAATACAAAATAAACACTCCGGTGGTTGATTTAACAAACATTAATAATTTTTTCAGTTCTGTTACGGAGCAGACTCGTGTTGTTTATTTAGAAACACCTGCAAACCCTAATCTAGAGATAATTGATTTACAAGCTTTAGTTGCGGCAGTAAAATCTGTTAATGAAAAGAGAGATGAGAAATCGAAAATTCATATTGTTGTTGATAATACATTTTCAACCCCATTTTGTCAGCGTCCATTAGAGTTTGGAGTCGACTTTGTCGTTCATTCT
Coding sequences:
- a CDS encoding cysteine synthase family protein; the encoded protein is MRNCKYENLIDTIGRTPIVKLGNISKGLKATIYAKLEFMNPGGSIKDRISKYMIEKAEREGKIKPGDTIIENSSGNTAMGLAIVCRHKGYNLKIVIRNTTSREKIKMLEVLGVDVIKVDASLPPEHPESYNNYASNLAMHDPNLYYIDQHNNLDNNETHYATTGPEIWEQMEGEVDYLIGAVGTGGTITGAGKYLKEKNPKIKIIGLDPYGSVFYDWYKNKVLVKPHKYLIEGMGDEFIIPTAQFEYLDDMYKVEDKKAIGWTKKLAYEEGILSGGSSGANIYGAVKLAKEIDREANIVTIICDSGYKYFSSIYNDDWLTTNQMK
- a CDS encoding acyl-CoA carboxylase subunit beta, whose protein sequence is MGKLTARQRVETLLDEGSFHEYDLFVEHKCTDFNMEKKTLNADGVVTGTGTIGGHPVCIFAQDFTVAGGSLGLAHARKITKVMDHAIKMGMPLIGINDSGGARIQEGVNSLAGYGEIFYRNTLASGVIPQISVILGPCAGGAVYSPALTDFVFVVDKISKMFITGPEVIKTVLGEEISMEDLGGARVQTEITGNAHFFATTEQECFEQIKQLFTFIPWNNRKKAVVYPPKPPRAKFDIEKIIPAEANKPYDVRDIIKSFIDDSIFFEIQADWASNIVIGLARISGETIGIVGNQPLVLAGVLDVDSSDKAARFIRYCDAFNIPLVTLVDLPGYLPGVDQEYAGVIRHGAKILYAYSEATVPKITVILRKAYGGGYIAMCSRHLGADFVFAWPTAEIAVMGPEGAANIIFKKEISEAENPDDMRKLKVAEYTEKFANPYVAAANGHVDSVIEPDKTRDAIIHSLKVAANKHEVRPFKKHGIPPN
- a CDS encoding PLP-dependent transferase, producing the protein MSDNKKNKKELGAAEEKYSLETRLIYGKSITDKWDYSHHVTAPISSSTTFRLDSVERGAQGFMQFANTELLGDNAPILIYDRLGEPNKDILEENLAHVEKGETAVSFSSGMAAISAVLGCLTSAGDEIIRHSTLYGCTISLFNNWYPKYKINTPVVDLTNINNFFSSVTEQTRVVYLETPANPNLEIIDLQALVAAVKSVNEKRDEKSKIHIVVDNTFSTPFCQRPLEFGVDFVVHSLTKGIGGFGTDMGGVVIGKKKWRDILLLYRKDFGAVLNTKSAWAILTYGLPTLPIRQKQQIQSSLMIAEFLEQHPKVEFVNYPGLKSFKFYETAKKQMVDFEGNFAPGSLIYFVLKGDSPAESKEKGGKFMDYIANSAYTMTLAVSLGHTRTLIEHPASMTHSVIPPEKLAEHAIDAGGIRLALGLENVNDIIMDLEEALKLI